Proteins encoded by one window of Panicum virgatum strain AP13 chromosome 7N, P.virgatum_v5, whole genome shotgun sequence:
- the LOC120682659 gene encoding prohibitin-3, mitochondrial-like gives MAGGPAAVSFLTNIAKAAAGLGAAASLLSASLYTVDGGERAVIFDRFRGVLPETVTEGTHFLVPWLQKPYIFDIRTRPHNFSSNSGTKDLQMVNLTLRLLSRPDVDHLPTIFTSLGLEYDDKVLPSIGNEVLKAVVAQFNADQLLTDRPHVSALVRDALIRRAREFNIILDDVAITHLSYGIEFSQAVEKKQVAQQEAERSKFLVAKAEQERRAAIVRAEGESESARLISEATAMAGTGLIELRRIEAAKEIAAELSRSPNVAYIPAGDNGKMLLGLNAAGFGR, from the coding sequence atggccggcggtcCCGCGGCGGTGTCGTTCCTGACCAACAtcgcgaaggcggcggcggggctcggcgccgcggcctccctcctctccgcGTCGCTCTACaccgtcgacggcggcgagcgcgccgtCATCTTCGACCGGTTCCGCGGGGTGCTCCCGGAGACCGTCACCGAGGGCACCCACTTCCTCGTCCCCTGGCTCCAGAAGCCCTACATCTTCGACATCCGCACGCGCCCGCACAACTTCTCCTCCAACTCGGGCACCAAGGACCTGCAGATGGTCAACCTCACGCTCCGCCTCCTCTCCCGCCCCGACGTCGACCACCTCCCCACCATCTTCACCTCCCTCGGCCTCGAGTACGACGACAAGGTGCTCCCCTCCATCGGCAACGAGGTGCTCAAGGCCGTCGTCGCCCAGTTCAACGCCGACCAGCTCCTCACCGATCGCCCCCACGTCTCGGCCCTCGTCCGCGACGCGCTCATCCGCCGCGCCCGCGAGTTCAACATCATCCTCGACGACGTCGCCATCACCCACCTCTCCTACGGTATCGAGTTCTCTCAGGCCGTCGAGAAGAAGCAGGTCGCGCAGCAGGAGGCCGAGCGCTCCAAGTTCCTCGTCGCCAAGGCGGAGCAGGAGAGGCGCGCGGCCATCGTGCGCGCCGAGGGAGAGAGTGAGTCCGCGCGCCTCATCTCCGAGGCCACGGCGATGGCTGGTACTGGGCTGATTGAGCTCAGGAGGATCGAGGCGGCCAAGGAGATTGCTGCGGAGCTGTCTCGCTCGCCAAACGTGGCATACATTCCTGCTGGTGACAACGGCAAAATGCTGCTTGGTCTTAATGCTGCCGGATTTGGCCGGTGA
- the LOC120681167 gene encoding uncharacterized protein LOC120681167: MPSRLTPWCYIYSSIERVMCLPSNQVCSSQQWKLLDGEMESSLELLDLCNAMPEEFTESKAIVQDLQVSLRKGDDAAVQAKIQCYFRLVKKAKKHFKKAAKKVTSDKEDCRILRLLSEAREITISLLESTVQLLAKQIAMPKSSVVLKAFQKKISVVCKEEQLQVLECNIKDLEDGAELLFRRLIQSRVTLLNILSS; this comes from the coding sequence GATTAACACCTTGGTGTTACATCTACAGCTCCATTGAGAGGGTCATGTGCCTTCCTAGCAACCAAGTTTGCTCCTCCCAGCAATGGAAATTGCTGGATGGGGAGATGGAATCCTCTCTTGAGCTATTGGATCTCTGCAATGCCATGCCTGAGGAATTTACTGAATCGAAGGCCATCGTCCAAGATCTGCAAGTGTCTCTCAGAAAAGGAGATGATGCAGCAGTTCAAGCCAAGATCCAGTGTTACTTCCGTTTGGTTAAAAAGGCGAAGAAACATTTCAAGAAGGCTGCAAAGAAGGTCACCTCTGACAAGGAGGATTGCAGGATCCTGAGACTGTTGAGCGAGGCCAGGGAGATCACTATCTCTCTTCTTGAGTCGACAGTGCAGCTCCTGGCCAAGCAAATTGCAATGCCCAAATCATCTGTTGTCTTGAAGGCATTCCAGAAGAAAATTTCAGTTGTTTGCAAGGAGGAGCAATTGCAGGTGTTAGAGTGCAACATCAAAGATCTTGAGGACGGAGCAGAACTTCTGTTCAGGAGATTAATCCAAAGCAGGGTTACACTCCTGAATATTCTCAGTTCGTAG